One Klebsiella electrica genomic window, AGTTATGAATGCCGCCCGCATGCCCGGTGCTCTTCATCCCCAGCTTGCGCGCCGAGTAGTTGGTCAGCAGCCACTGCGTCAGCACGCCGTCTTTAATAATGTCGCGACGTTGCGTGCGCACGCCTTCGCTGTCGAACGGTGTCGAGGCCAGCCCTTTCAGCAGATGCGGATGCTCTTCAATCGTCAGCCACTCCGGCAGAATCTGCTGGCCGAGGGAGTCGAGCAGGAACGTCGATTTGCGATAGACCGCGCCGCCGGCGATAGCGCCGACCAGGTGCCCAAACAGCCCGGTGGCCACTTCGTTGGCAAAGATAACCGGTGCTTTCATTGTCGCAAGTTTACGCGGCGCCAGGCGAGACAGGGTGCGGCGGGCACATTCGTCGCCGACCCACTCCGGGGTATGCAAATCCTCGAGCGCGCGGCCAATGGTGTAAGCGTAATCGCGCTCCATATCGCCGTTCTCTTCCGCGATAACGCAGCTGGAGAGCGAATGGCGGGTTGAGCAGTAGCTTTGCAACATGCCGTGGCTGTTGCCGAACACTTTAATGCCGTAGTGGCTATTGAAGCTGCCGCCTTCGGTATTCGTAATGCGTTTATCCGCCTGCAGGGCGACCTGTTCCGCGCGAGCGGCCAGCTCGATCGCCTGATCCGGGGTCACTTCCGCCGGATGGAACAGGTCAAGATCCGGGGCGTCAAAGGCCAGCAGCTCTTTATCCGCCACGCCGGCAAACGGGTCCGGGGAGGTATAGCGGGCAATATCCAGCGCCGCCTGCACCGTGCGGGCAATTGCCTGCGGGCTCAGATCGGTTGAGGAGGCGCTTCCCTTGCGGTTCTGATGATAAACGGTGATGCCTAACGCACCATCGCTATTAAATTCTACGTTCTCCACCTCGCCGTAGCGGGTGCTGACGCTGATGCCGGTGGTTTTGCTGACGGAAACTTCCGCACCGTCTGATTTGCCTGCCGCCAGTTCCAGCGCCGTGGTCACGGCCTCTTCCAGCGTCTTGCGCTGTTGTGCAACTTGAGAGATGACTTTCATCGCTAATGCCATAATGTAGGAAGGTGTTAAGTGAAGTCTAACAGAGAACCGTTTTTCAGTGCGCGCCTTAACTGGTAACATTAGCCTCTTTTTTTAAGGAGCCTGAGATGACTAAGCAGCCCGATGACTGGCTCGACGACGTGCCCGGTGATGACGTTGAAGATGAAGACGATGAAATTATCTGGGTCAGTAAAAGTGAAATTAAACGTGACGCGGAAGAACTGAAGCGTCTTGGCGCTGAAATGGTTGAGCTGGGAAAAAACGCGCTGGATAAAATCCCGCTCGATAGCGACCTGCGCGACGCCATTGAACTGGCCCAGCGTATCAAGAAAGAGGGTCGCCGCCGCCAGATGCAGCTGATTGGTAAAATGCTGCGCAGCCGCGATGTCGATCCGATTCGCCAGGCGCTGGACAAGCTGAAGAACCGCCACAACCAGCAGGTTGCGCTGTTCCATAAGCTGGAAATGATTCGCGACCGCCTGATTGAAGAAGGCGATGATGCGGTACCGGAAGTGTTAAACCTGTGGCCCGACGCCGATCGTCAGCAGCTGCGTTCGCTTATCCGTAACGCCAAAAAAGAGAAAGAAGGCAACAAGCCGCCGAAATCCGCGCGTCTTATCTTCCAGTATCTGCGTGAACTGGCTGAAGGCGAAAGCTAACTCCGCGTTTGCCCGCCAGATTTTCCCGCAGGCGGCGCTGTGCGCCTGTCCGGGCTACCGGATAACGCTGTACCTGTAGCCCGGCAAGCGATAGCCTCGCCGGGAATATCCGCTCTCTACGCGCTCCCCCACCTTCATTCCTGATTCCTCATTCCTGTTTCCTGATTCGCGCCCTGCCGTGTGCCCGCTCTTTATGAGTCGACAAAAAGCTGAATCGTTAAAGCTAATAACGTTTAAATTCACATTTTTAAAGTAGGATTAATTGCATTTTGCTTATAAAAAGCGATCTTTATCGCATTTAAAAGTTTAAAAATGCGCATTTACTCACCAGGTGAGGCACTTCACATTTTCATCAACCGCTTACAATTAGATTCCCTTCATTAGCAACACAATCGATTCAGCAAAAAGGGATGAAAAATGAAAAAAGTATTCGCTTTAACGGCAATCGCGATGATGATTTCAGGGCCTGTTGCAGCAAAAACCTGGTTGCTGACAAGCGCTGAAAACGGCACAGATAAAGGAAACTGGCAAATAGACAGCGATCAGCTGAAGATAAAAGATCATAACTTCAGCATCGAACAAAAAGTCCTCCACGGCGGCAAACAGGAAGGCAGTAAAATTCTCGTCATCCGCAGTAAAGATGGCCTGACTATTACCCTCAGCCCGACCCGTGGTATGAATCTGCTGAAAATTGAAGGCTTCGGCACGCGAATGGGCTGGGATTCACCGGTGAAAGAGGTGGTCAACCCGGCCTTTATCAACCTCGAAAGCCGGAACGGCCTGGGCTGGCTGGAAGGTTTCAATGAAATGATGGTGCGCTGCGGCTACGAATGGACCGGCCACCCGGTGACCGCCGATGGACAGATTTATACTCTGCATGGCAAAGCCGGCAACACGCCAGCATCGCAAGTGGAAGTCGAGGTTGCCGATACCGCGCCATATGAAATTCGTATCCGTGGGCTGGTGAAGGAGAGTACCTTTAAGAAAGCTGATTTGCAGACCATGACCGAGTTGCGCTATGTCCCCGGCAGCAACAGCTTCAGCCTGCATGATGTCTTAACCAACCACGCGGATTACCCGCATGACTACCAGATCATTTATCACAGCAATTTCGGGAAACCGATTCTGGAAGAGGGGGCACGTTTTCTGGCCCCCATGTCCAGCATCAGTCCGTTCAACGACTACGCTAAAGCGGGTTTGAAAACCTGGCAAACCTACGCCGGTCCGACCAAAGGTTTCGACGAGATGGTATTCAATATTCAGCCGCTGGCAGATAGCAACCACCAGACGCTGGCCGCCGTGGTCAACAAGGCGGGAGATAAAGGGGCATCTATCCAGTTCGATACCCGCCAGCTGCCGGTACTGACGCTGTGGAAAAATACCGATACCGAAAAACAGGGCTATGTCACCGGTATTGAGCCGGGCACCAGCTATGCCTATCCGGTCACCATTGAGCGCGAACAAAAACGCGTGAAGCAGCTTCAGCCAGGGGCCAGCACGCAGTTTGACCTGACCTATACGCTGCTGCACAGCAGCGAACAGGTTGCCGACGTTGAGAAGAAAATTGCGGCAATTCAGGGCGATACGAAAGTGGCGGAAAACGAAACGCCGATCGCGAAGGAGTAATTTAACGCGCTAAGCCTACCCGGGTTGCGGCGTCAGCGCCCGACCCGGGCGACAAAACCAGGCCGCGCTGACCCATAGCCCGGCCAGCGTAGCCCCCAGGGCGAAGAGTTATCTGGACGCCTCTGCCTTTTTCGCCAGCTTATCCAGCAGCTTCTGGTGAATGCCGCCAAAACCGCCGTTGCTCATCACCAGGATATGATCGCCCGGGTGCGCGGTTTTCACCACCATATCGGCCAGCGTATCAACATCGGCGCTCCAGTACGCCGGCTGCACGCAGGCGTCCGCCACTTCCGCCACCTGCCACGGAATGTGCTGCGGCTGGAGCAGGAACACTTCGTCGGCGCGGCCCAGGGACGGCGCCAGATCGTCTTTGCAGACGCCCATTTTCATGGTGTTCGAGCGCGGCTCAAGCACCGCAAGAATGCGGGCAGTACCACCGACTTTACCGCGTAGCGCCTGCAGGGTCGCGAGGATCGCCGTCGGATGGTGGGCGAAATCGTCATACACGGTGACGCCGTTGGCTTCGCCGCGCAGCTCAAGGCGGCGGCGGGCGTTGATAAAGCCGCCCAGCGCATTAGCGGCATCGGCCGGCAGCACGCCAACATGACGCGCCGCGGCAATCGCCATCAGGCCGTTATGCATGTTGTGTTCGCCGACCAGCTCCCACTTCACTTCCCCGACCTTCTCGCCGTCCAGCCAGACTTCCCACTGCGAGGCATCGGTGTTCAGCTTTTTCGCCTGCCAGTGGCCCTGCTCGCCCACCAGTTCCTGTTCGCTCCAGCAGCCCATCGCCATCGTCTGTTTCAGGTTGATATCGTTTTCCGGCAGGATAATTTTGCCTTTGCCCGGCACAATACGTACCAGATGATGGAACTGTTTCTGAATGGCTTTCAGGTCGTCAAAGATATCCGCGTGATCGAACTCAAGGTTATTGAGGATCAGCGTACGCGGGCAGTAGTGGACAAATTTGGAACGCTTATCGAAGAAGGCGCAGTCATACTCATCGGCTTCGATAACAAAGAACGGGCTGCCGCCCAGACGCGCGGAGACATCAAAATTGCCCGGGACGCCACCGATCACAAAACCGGGCTGATAGCCGCAGGCTTCGAGGATCCAGGTGGCCATTCCGGCGGTCGTCGTCTTACCATGGGTCCCCGCCACGGCCAGTACCCAGCGGTCGCGCAGGACAAAATCATGCAGCCACTGCGGGCCGGACATATACGGAATATTGTTTTCCAGCACCGCTTCGACGCACGGATTGCCGCGAGTCATCGCATTACCGATGATCACCAGATCTGGCCGCGGTTCCAGCTGGCTGGCATCATAGCCCTGAATTAAATCGATCCCCTGGTTTTCCAGCAGGGTACTCATTGGCGGATAGACGTTAGCATCCGACCCCGTTACCTCATGACCGAGGGAACGCGCCAGCATCGCCAGCCCCCCCATAAACGTGCCACAGATACCTAAAATATGAATGCGCATTCGTCCCTTCCCTCTTTAATCTGCGATACATTTTACCCGTATGTATGCATCAGAGAAATGTATTTCAGGTTAATCCGTTTTTTGCTGGTGCGATTCACCTGTGCGATTTTTTTTTATTCTTTGTTAAGATTGTTGCGTTCGTTTTACTTCACATAAACATGCAGGGAACGGGTTATGAAAACGTTAGGTGAATTTATTGTCGAAAAGCAACACGAGTTTTCCCACGCAACCGGCGAACTTACTGCTTTGTTGTCGGCGATAAAGTTAGGCGCCAAGATCATCCACCGCGATATCAATAAGGCCGGTCTGGTCGATATCCTGGGTGCCAGCGGTGCTGAAAACGTCCAGGGTGAGGTACAGCAAAAACTCGACCTGTTCGCCAATGAAAAATTGAAAGCTGCACTGCGAGCGCGCGATATCGTGGCTGGGATCGCCTCTGAAGAAGAAGATGAGATCGTTGTCTTTGAAGGCTGTGAACACGCGAAATATGTAGTGCTCATGGACCCTCTGGATGGCTCCTCTAACATCGACGTTAACGTCTCCGTCGGGACTATCTTCTCCATCTACCGTCGCATAACTCCGGTTGGAACACCGGTCACCGTTGAAGATTTCCTGCAACCGGGCAGTCAGCAGGTCGCGGCAGGCTATGTCGTTTATGGCTCTTCCACCATGCTGGTCTATACCACCGGCTGCGGCGTGCACGCCTTCACCTACGATCCTTCTCTTGGCGTTTTCTGCCTCTCTCAGGAGCGCATGCGCTTCCCGGAGAAAGGCAACACCTACTCCATTAACGAAGGTAACTACATCAAGTTCCCGCTGGGGGTGAAGAAGTACATCAAGTACTGTCAGGAAGAAGATACCGGAACCCAGCGCCCCTACACCTCGCGCTATATCGGTTCCCTGGTGGCGGACTTTCACCGCAACCTGCTGAAAGGCGGCATCTATCTGTATCCGAGCACCGCCAGCCATCCGGACGGTAAGCTGCGCCTGCTGTACGAATGCAACCCGATGGCGTTCCTCGCCGAACAGGCGGGCGGTAAAGCCAGCGACGGTAAAGAGCGTATTCTCGATATCATCCCGACCAGCCTGCACCAGCGTCGTTCTTTCTTCGTCGGCAACAACCATATGGTTGAAGACGTCGAGAACTTCATTAAAGAGTTCCCGGACGCGTAACGCCTCCCTTCCCCTCCCGCCCGGGAGGGGAATTTTCCGCTAACGATGCGCCGTTCCGCTGACCCGGGTAACCGGTGAGTTCTGTCGGTTTTCCCACAGCACCGTCAGACCCCGCTGCAACGCGATAAAAACAAACAGCAAAATCCCGATGGCAATTTTTGTCCACCACGAACTCAGGGTCCCGTCGAAGTTAATGTAGGTCTGAATCAGCCCCTGAATCGCTACCCCGAACAAGGTGCCGAGCACCGTCCCGACGCCGCCGCTCAACAGCGTGCCGCCAATGACCACCGATGCAATCGCATCCAGCTCAACGCCAACGCCGGCAAGGGCATACCCGGCCTGGGTATAGACAGAAAACACAATCCCCGCCAGCGTCGCCAGCCCGGTAGACAGCATATAAATACGAATGGTGGTCCCGCGCGTTGAAATCCCCATCAGGTTAGCCGAAACGGCGCTGCCGCCGATGGCGTACACCTGGTTGCCGAAGCGGGTGCGATGGGCCATAAAGATACCCGCCACCACCACCAGCAGCATCAGCAGCCCCATCGCGCTCAGACGCCCGCCGCCGGGAATCGTCCACGCCAGCCCGGAGAGGGTGTCGTACACCGGGTGATCGATAGGAATCGACTCTTCGGACACCAGATAGCTGACGCCGCGCAGAAAGAACATCCCGGCGAGAGTAATAATAAACGCCGGGATTTTCAGCGCATCGATAAACCAGCCCATCAGCGCGCCAAACGCGCAGCCCATCGCCAGCACCAGCGGGAACGCCAGCAGCGGATCGATGCCCCAGGCGCCAATGGCCTTCGCCAGGAACACGCCGGTAAAGGCTATCACCGACCCGACCGAAAGATCGATCCCGCCGGAGAGGATCACAAAGGTCATCCCGACGGCAATGATGCCCAGAAAGGCGTTGTCGGTCAGAATGTTGCAAATCACCCGCGTCGAAGCAAAGCCGGGAAACTGGGTCAGGCAGTACAGATAGCCCAACACAAAGACGGCCAGGGTTATCATCAACGGTAAATTACGTTTTATCATGGCCGCGTACTCCTTTCAGTAAGCCAATAAAGCGCGGCGACTGGACGATCAGTACGCACAGCACTACCACCGCCTTCACCACCTGATTCATCTCCGGCGGGAAGCCCGACAGCAGGATCCCGGTATTCATCCCCTGAATGATCAGGGCCCCGACCACCGAAAGTAGCAGGTTAAAGCGCCCGCCCATCAGCGATCCGCCGCCGATCACCACCGCCAGGATGGCATCCAGCTCCAGCCACAGCCCGGCGTTATTGGCATCGGCGCCGCGAATATCCGCCGCCACGATAATCCCGGCAATGGCCGCGCAGATACCGCTCAGCACATAGGCCAGCATCACCACAATCCGGGTATTCACCCCGGCGTTTTTCGCCGCGCGGATGTTGATCCCCACCGCTTCGATAAACATCCCCAGCGCCGTCTTGCGGGTAAAAAGCCAGAACAGCAGGAGCGTCGCAGCGGCAATCAGCACCGGCGTTGGAAACAGCAGCAGCGAACCGCTGCCGAGCCAGGCCAGGTGCGGCGAATCGAAGGTCACGATCTGCCCGGAGGTGATCAGCTGCGCGACGCCGCGTCCGGCGACCATCAGAATCAGCGTGGCCACAAAAGGCTGGATCTTCAGGATAGCCACCAGAATCCCGTTCCATAAGCCCGCCAGCGCCCCCGCCGCCAGCGAGGCCAGCAGCACCACCGGCAGACTGTGTCCGGCAACGGTCATCGAGGCCGCCGTCGCGCCGGCAATCGCCATCACCGCACCAACCGACAGGTCGATTCCGCCAGTGGCAATGACCAGCGTCATGCCTATCGCCAGCAGCGCCACCGGCGCCGCGCGGTTGAGAATATCAATCGGGCTGCCGAACAGGCGCCCGTCCTGTAACACAATCTGAAAGAAGTGCGGCGCCACAAAGCTATCCACTACCAGCACGAGGATCAGGGCGATAATTTGCGGCATACCTTTCGGCCAGTTGAAGCGCCGCTTTGGCTGGCCGGTTTGTGGAACTGATCGGGGCATCATGGGTTACTCCTTATGCCGCAATAGCGTTCATGATTGCCGGGACAGAAAGCTCGGCTAGCGGGATCTCCGCTACCTGCTTACGATCGCGCATGATAATTACCCGGTCGGCATAGCCCACCAGCTCCTCCAGTTCCGAGGAGATAACCAGCAGCGCCAGACCATCAGCGCACAGGGTTTCAATCAGGCGGATAATCTCCGCATGCGCGCCAACGTCAATCCCGCGCGTCGGTTCATCGAGGATCAGGAACTGCGGTTTGGTCAGCAGCCAGCGGGAGAGCAGCACCTTCTGCTGGTTGCCGCCGGAGAGAAATTCGATCGGCTGTTCGGCGCTGGGAGTGCGAATACCGAGCTGGCGGATAAAGCGATCGGCAATATCATTTTGCTCGCGTCGCGGAATCGGCCGCAGCCAGCCGCGCTGGGCCTGCAGTGCGAGGACGATATTTTCCCGCACCGATGCCGCGGCGATAATCCCGTCGGTTTTACGATCCTCAGGGCAAAAGCCAATGCCCAGGCATGAAGCCTGGTGCGGAGAACGCAGCCCCTGCGCTTTACCTTTGATCCACGCGGTGCCGCTGTCTGCCGGTTTGATGCCGAAAATGACCTCGGCGGTTTCCGTGCGTCCGGAGCCGAGCAGCCCCGCCAGACCGACTATCTCGCCGGGGCGCACCTGGAGGTTAAACGGCGCGATAACGCCTTTCTTGCCAAAACCCTCAAAGGCGGCGACCGGTTTGTCGCTCAGTAAAGTCCGGCCCGCGCGATGCAGGGCATCGTGCTCCAGCTCACGGCCAAGCATCATCTTCACCAGTTCGATCTGCGGCAGTTCGCGGGTTTCCCGACAACCGACAAAACCACCGTTGCGCAGAACGGTAATCCGGTCGCTGACGGCATACACCTGATCGAGGAAGTGGGTGACGAAAATCAGACTGACGCCTTCATCGCGCAGCCGACGCATCAGGGTGAAGAGCATCTCCACTTCCTGGGTATCCAGGCTGGCGGTAGGCTCATCAAGAATTAACACTTTTGCGGACAGGTCGATGGCCCGACAAATAGCGACGATCTGCTGCATCGCCACCGAAAAGCGGTTCAGCGGTTCGCGGACGTCGAGGGAAAAACCGTAGGACTCCATCAGCGCGGTGGCGCGCTTTTCCATCTCTTTACGCCGCAGCAGGCCAAAACGGCGGGGTTCGCGGCCGATAAACAGATTGTCCGCCACCGACATGTTCGGCAGCAGGTTAACCTCCTGATAAACCGTCCCGATGCCCAGCTGCTGGGCATGAGCGGTATTCTTCGGCGATATTTCCTGCCCCTCCAGCCAGATAGCTCCACGATCGGCGTGATAAACGCCGGTAAGGGCTTTAATCAGTGTGGATTTACCCGCTCCGTTTTCGCCCAACAACGCCATGATTTCACCGCGCCGCAGGCTGAAATTGACGTTATCCAGCGCCTTCACACCGGGGAAAAATTTGCTCAGTCCCTCGGTACGCAGGATCTCCTGGTGTGCTTCGCCGTTCATGATGTCCCCCTCCCCTAATCCTCTCCCCACAGGGGGAGAGGGAATGCAACCTTGCGGTCTGATAACCCTCCCCCTCCGGAGAGAGGGTTAATTCACTCAGTAGCCCATGTTTTTCTTCTTCTCGAGCTCTTCTTTCGCCGTATCCGGTAAATAAAGCGTCGATTTGGTAATGGTCAGTTTTTCAGGCAACGTGCCGTCTTTCTTATATTTTTCCAGCGCATCAAACGCCGGACCCGCCATGTTCGGCGTCAATTCAACGCTGGCATTCGCTTCTCCGGCGATCATGGCTTTATAGATATCCGGTACGCCATCAATCGAACCGGTCAGGATATCTTTGCCAGGCTTCAGCCCGGCTTCTTTAATCGCCTGAATGGCGCCAATCACCATGTCATCGTTATGGGCGTAGACCATACAGATGTTCTTGCCGTTGTTTTCAGCTTTGATAAAGCTCTCCATCACCTCTTTGCCTTTACTGCGGGTAAAGTCGCCAGACTGAGAGCGGATAATTTTGATATTTGGGGATTTGGCAATGGCGTCAGCGAAGCCTTTCTTCCGGTCAATCGCCACGCTCGCCCCAACGGTGCCCTGCAGCTCAACCACGTTACACGGCTTGCCGTCGACGGTTTTCACCAGCCAGTCACCAATCAGCTGACCTTCCAGCACGTTGTTGGCGGTGACGGTGGTCATGTAGAGATCTTTGTCTTTCACATCAATCGAGCGGTCGAGCAGAAATACCGGAATTTTGGCCTCTTTGGCCTCTTTCAACACCGGTTCCCAGCCGGTCGCGACAACCGGGGCGATAAAGATGGCGTCGACGCCCTGGGCGATAAAGGAGCGGACGGCTTTAATCTGGTTTTCCTGTTTTTGCTGGCCGTCGGCAATCTTCAGAGTGATTCCGCGTTTCGCGGCCTCCTCCTTCGCAACGTTGGTTTCGGCAGCACGCCAGCCGGATTCAGATCCGACCTGCGAAAATCCTACGGTCAGAGGGGCAGCCATTGCCATAGACGACATAGCTGCGGAAACTGCTGTGACAAGAAGTAAGCGCTTCCACATAAAAAAGGTCCTCGTCGGGTTGCTTTGGGTTAAATCGTCATCTGCGAACAAACTATAGACAACTCGTGATGTAACTGAATGCGTTACATCACACTTCGAAAAAGTAAATTAAATGTTAATTGCCGCGATTTAATCCAGCTGAGAGCAGATAAGGCTTCCCGTAGCTCACGTCTGCCGACGCATGAGGTGAAATTTTTCGCATGTTGAGAAATCAAACAGATGCAATGTAAACGGTTACATTGTTTTATTCAGGATGTGGCTATGTTTATGGATTTTCAGGTTGTTTTTCGAGGGTAAATTCTGAGTGATTAGCGGCGGGCAAAATGAAAAGAAGCGAAGACATTCGATGCGAGTTGGCTATAATACCAGGCACTTGTTTGCCATACATTTTAAAGGAAACAGACATGAGCTTACTCAACGTACCTGCGGGTAAAGATCTGCCGGAAGATATCTACGTCGTGATCGAGATCCCGGCTAACGCAGACCCAATCAAATACGAAGTCGACAAAGAGAGCGGCGCGCTGTTCGTTGATCGCTTCATGTCCACTGCGATGTTCTATCCGTGCAACTACGGCTATATCAACCACACCCTGTCTCTGGACGGCGACCCGGTTGACGTACTGGTCCCGACGCCGTACCCG contains:
- the fbp gene encoding class 1 fructose-bisphosphatase, whose translation is MKTLGEFIVEKQHEFSHATGELTALLSAIKLGAKIIHRDINKAGLVDILGASGAENVQGEVQQKLDLFANEKLKAALRARDIVAGIASEEEDEIVVFEGCEHAKYVVLMDPLDGSSNIDVNVSVGTIFSIYRRITPVGTPVTVEDFLQPGSQQVAAGYVVYGSSTMLVYTTGCGVHAFTYDPSLGVFCLSQERMRFPEKGNTYSINEGNYIKFPLGVKKYIKYCQEEDTGTQRPYTSRYIGSLVADFHRNLLKGGIYLYPSTASHPDGKLRLLYECNPMAFLAEQAGGKASDGKERILDIIPTSLHQRRSFFVGNNHMVEDVENFIKEFPDA
- the ytfT gene encoding galactofuranose ABC transporter, ATP-binding protein YtfT; the encoded protein is MMPRSVPQTGQPKRRFNWPKGMPQIIALILVLVVDSFVAPHFFQIVLQDGRLFGSPIDILNRAAPVALLAIGMTLVIATGGIDLSVGAVMAIAGATAASMTVAGHSLPVVLLASLAAGALAGLWNGILVAILKIQPFVATLILMVAGRGVAQLITSGQIVTFDSPHLAWLGSGSLLLFPTPVLIAAATLLLFWLFTRKTALGMFIEAVGINIRAAKNAGVNTRIVVMLAYVLSGICAAIAGIIVAADIRGADANNAGLWLELDAILAVVIGGGSLMGGRFNLLLSVVGALIIQGMNTGILLSGFPPEMNQVVKAVVVLCVLIVQSPRFIGLLKGVRGHDKT
- the pmbA gene encoding metalloprotease PmbA, whose translation is MALAMKVISQVAQQRKTLEEAVTTALELAAGKSDGAEVSVSKTTGISVSTRYGEVENVEFNSDGALGITVYHQNRKGSASSTDLSPQAIARTVQAALDIARYTSPDPFAGVADKELLAFDAPDLDLFHPAEVTPDQAIELAARAEQVALQADKRITNTEGGSFNSHYGIKVFGNSHGMLQSYCSTRHSLSSCVIAEENGDMERDYAYTIGRALEDLHTPEWVGDECARRTLSRLAPRKLATMKAPVIFANEVATGLFGHLVGAIAGGAVYRKSTFLLDSLGQQILPEWLTIEEHPHLLKGLASTPFDSEGVRTQRRDIIKDGVLTQWLLTNYSARKLGMKSTGHAGGIHNWRINGRGLSFEKLLKEMGTGLVVTELMGQGVSGVTGDYSRGASGFWVENGEIQYPVSEITIAGNLKDMWRNIVTVGDDIELRSNIQCGSVLLPEMKIAGQ
- the mpl gene encoding UDP-N-acetylmuramate:L-alanyl-gamma-D-glutamyl-meso-diaminopimelate ligase, whose product is MRIHILGICGTFMGGLAMLARSLGHEVTGSDANVYPPMSTLLENQGIDLIQGYDASQLEPRPDLVIIGNAMTRGNPCVEAVLENNIPYMSGPQWLHDFVLRDRWVLAVAGTHGKTTTAGMATWILEACGYQPGFVIGGVPGNFDVSARLGGSPFFVIEADEYDCAFFDKRSKFVHYCPRTLILNNLEFDHADIFDDLKAIQKQFHHLVRIVPGKGKIILPENDINLKQTMAMGCWSEQELVGEQGHWQAKKLNTDASQWEVWLDGEKVGEVKWELVGEHNMHNGLMAIAAARHVGVLPADAANALGGFINARRRLELRGEANGVTVYDDFAHHPTAILATLQALRGKVGGTARILAVLEPRSNTMKMGVCKDDLAPSLGRADEVFLLQPQHIPWQVAEVADACVQPAYWSADVDTLADMVVKTAHPGDHILVMSNGGFGGIHQKLLDKLAKKAEASR
- the ytfQ gene encoding galactofuranose ABC transporter, galactofuranose-binding protein YtfQ encodes the protein MWKRLLLVTAVSAAMSSMAMAAPLTVGFSQVGSESGWRAAETNVAKEEAAKRGITLKIADGQQKQENQIKAVRSFIAQGVDAIFIAPVVATGWEPVLKEAKEAKIPVFLLDRSIDVKDKDLYMTTVTANNVLEGQLIGDWLVKTVDGKPCNVVELQGTVGASVAIDRKKGFADAIAKSPNIKIIRSQSGDFTRSKGKEVMESFIKAENNGKNICMVYAHNDDMVIGAIQAIKEAGLKPGKDILTGSIDGVPDIYKAMIAGEANASVELTPNMAGPAFDALEKYKKDGTLPEKLTITKSTLYLPDTAKEELEKKKNMGY
- the yjgA gene encoding ribosome biogenesis factor YjgA; this translates as MTKQPDDWLDDVPGDDVEDEDDEIIWVSKSEIKRDAEELKRLGAEMVELGKNALDKIPLDSDLRDAIELAQRIKKEGRRRQMQLIGKMLRSRDVDPIRQALDKLKNRHNQQVALFHKLEMIRDRLIEEGDDAVPEVLNLWPDADRQQLRSLIRNAKKEKEGNKPPKSARLIFQYLRELAEGES
- a CDS encoding aldose 1-epimerase family protein → MKKVFALTAIAMMISGPVAAKTWLLTSAENGTDKGNWQIDSDQLKIKDHNFSIEQKVLHGGKQEGSKILVIRSKDGLTITLSPTRGMNLLKIEGFGTRMGWDSPVKEVVNPAFINLESRNGLGWLEGFNEMMVRCGYEWTGHPVTADGQIYTLHGKAGNTPASQVEVEVADTAPYEIRIRGLVKESTFKKADLQTMTELRYVPGSNSFSLHDVLTNHADYPHDYQIIYHSNFGKPILEEGARFLAPMSSISPFNDYAKAGLKTWQTYAGPTKGFDEMVFNIQPLADSNHQTLAAVVNKAGDKGASIQFDTRQLPVLTLWKNTDTEKQGYVTGIEPGTSYAYPVTIEREQKRVKQLQPGASTQFDLTYTLLHSSEQVADVEKKIAAIQGDTKVAENETPIAKE
- the ytfR gene encoding galactofuranose ABC transporter, ATP-binding protein YtfR — its product is MNGEAHQEILRTEGLSKFFPGVKALDNVNFSLRRGEIMALLGENGAGKSTLIKALTGVYHADRGAIWLEGQEISPKNTAHAQQLGIGTVYQEVNLLPNMSVADNLFIGREPRRFGLLRRKEMEKRATALMESYGFSLDVREPLNRFSVAMQQIVAICRAIDLSAKVLILDEPTASLDTQEVEMLFTLMRRLRDEGVSLIFVTHFLDQVYAVSDRITVLRNGGFVGCRETRELPQIELVKMMLGRELEHDALHRAGRTLLSDKPVAAFEGFGKKGVIAPFNLQVRPGEIVGLAGLLGSGRTETAEVIFGIKPADSGTAWIKGKAQGLRSPHQASCLGIGFCPEDRKTDGIIAAASVRENIVLALQAQRGWLRPIPRREQNDIADRFIRQLGIRTPSAEQPIEFLSGGNQQKVLLSRWLLTKPQFLILDEPTRGIDVGAHAEIIRLIETLCADGLALLVISSELEELVGYADRVIIMRDRKQVAEIPLAELSVPAIMNAIAA
- the yjfF gene encoding galactofuranose ABC transporter, permease protein YjfF — protein: MIKRNLPLMITLAVFVLGYLYCLTQFPGFASTRVICNILTDNAFLGIIAVGMTFVILSGGIDLSVGSVIAFTGVFLAKAIGAWGIDPLLAFPLVLAMGCAFGALMGWFIDALKIPAFIITLAGMFFLRGVSYLVSEESIPIDHPVYDTLSGLAWTIPGGGRLSAMGLLMLLVVVAGIFMAHRTRFGNQVYAIGGSAVSANLMGISTRGTTIRIYMLSTGLATLAGIVFSVYTQAGYALAGVGVELDAIASVVIGGTLLSGGVGTVLGTLFGVAIQGLIQTYINFDGTLSSWWTKIAIGILLFVFIALQRGLTVLWENRQNSPVTRVSGTAHR